The Lineus longissimus chromosome 2, tnLinLong1.2, whole genome shotgun sequence genome window below encodes:
- the LOC135499527 gene encoding uncharacterized protein LOC135499527 produces the protein MQFHTENVFRQAHDQSHKIQAHEQSHQVQAHDQSHEVQAHDQSHEVQAHDQSHEVKAHEQSHEDQAHEQSREVQAHIQSHEVQTHNQSHEVQAHDQSHEIQAHDQSCEVQAHDQSCEDQAHDQSREVQAHNQSHEVQTHDQSHEVQTHDQSREDHFAF, from the coding sequence ATGCAATTTCATACTGAAAATGTCTTCCGGCAGGCCCATGACCAGAGCCATAAAATCCAGGCCCATGAACAGAGCCATCAAGTCCAGGCCCATGACCAGAGCCATGAAGTCCAGGCCCATGACCAGAGCCATGAAGTCCAGGCCCATGACCAGAGCCATGAAGTCAAGGCCCATGAACAGAGCCATGAAGACCAGGCCCATGAGCAGAGCCGTGAAGTCCAGGCCCATATCCAGAGCCATGAAGTCCAGACCCATAACCAGAGCCATGAAGTCCAGGCCCATGACCAGAGCCATGAAATCCAGGCCCATGACCAGAGCTGTGAAGTCCAGGCCCATGACCAGAGCTGTGAAGACCAGGCCCATGACCAGAGCCGTGAAGTCCAGGCCCATAACCAGAGCCATGAAGTCCAGACCCATGACCAGAGCCATGAAGTCCAGACCCATGACCAGAGCCGTGAAGACCACTTTGCTTTCTGA